The following coding sequences are from one Dermacentor andersoni chromosome 5, qqDerAnde1_hic_scaffold, whole genome shotgun sequence window:
- the LOC126531211 gene encoding uncharacterized protein isoform X3, with translation MPESSRRTTGARANRRQRSGPPPTSSSEWRSASGHQRGRRPSGFVGLPQRESMSKELDSKTLCQLQSSPSLASSVTGLGSAATIATVAAAAAQHGPPSGLPSPTDNGPALPPGVPPSAAAIAMMTASAAGGDEEVDDGALDPEEFYAAIPEPPDGGWGWMIVAASFLCNMVVDGIAYTFGIFFPEFVDHFKAPKGTVAWVGSLLSGCYLSAGPLVSALTNRYGCRAVCIGGSVVACIAFLLSTIVQDVGSLMVTFGLMAGVGFGLIYLPAIVSVNQYFSKKRALATGIAVCGSGMGAFVFAPFCQYLLTVYNWKGALMILAGLSLNCAVFGALMRPLLASDNPHTKPLLQRIWEEKERQRQDSLCNSQFFLVQHADGTIEKRQKLLLNTEPGVHSTLYLDQWGKSPMDTPVITLSPIQEARPSRMGSKEDQNDDSGESGKENGGTKKASPLKEAILAPTEPEKDALQQSVVDDEKTATETTQMIPSEPDNQASVNQTAPNGHVPNGGPTVTVPAAVSAIQEIAKRKGIMSSRSATKLCLSNITMGTEMRRNSSSPRMSSSGYVYTGAANRPHGRLATSGEVWKRVSQETVAGGPRQIQKAKKKDIARPMYRKDIFYSGSVVNLPEYRQSQGDVRSYVASVLTLPATDTIPAASGVDLPDGKPGAGSFCPPCLRLPASMSDTLADMLDMELLKNPAFVLVCVSNIVGMMGFCIPFMYIADSAVLKGIDKDKAAFLLSLIGITNMIGRLIFGWLSDLPQINCLLLNNLSLCLSGIAVFILPFCYSYSTTVATCMIFGLIVAAYILLTSIILVELFGLDNLTNSFGLLSLCRGAACMVGPPLAGTLFDMTGSYDVPFFVSGTMLIVSGAMSFFIPCVRNTAIKPEPLPDIASPLEEIPEESDVPEDEEDNVESIV, from the exons AGTCTATGTCCAAGGAGCTGGACTCGAAGACCCTATGCCAGCTCCAGTCGAGCCCCTCCCTGGCCAGCAGCGTCACTGGCCTCGGATCGGCGGCCACCATCGCCacggtggcagcggcggcggcacagCATGGCCCGCCCAGCGGCCTGCCTTCGCCCACGGACAACGGGCCCGCCCTACCGCCAGGAGTACCGCCATCAG cagcggcaattGCCATGATGACGGCTTCGGCGGCGGGCGGAGACGAAGAAGTAGATGACGGAGCCCTGGACCCGGAGGAATTCTACGCGGCCATCCCGGAGCCTCCGGACGGTGGCTGGGGCTGGATGATCGTTGCCGCCTCGTTCCTGTGCAACATGGTGGTCGACGGCATCGCTTACACCTTTGGAATCTTTTTCCCCGAATTCGTGGACCACTTCAAGGCACCCAAAGGAACCGTCGCCTGGGTTGGATCATTGCTCTCGGGGTGTTACCTGAGCGCCG GCCCATTGGTGAGTGCCTTGACAAATCGGTACGGCTGTCGGGCGGTGTGCATCGGCGGGAGCGTGGTGGCCTGCATCGCGTTCTTGCTCAGCACAATCGTACAAGACGTGGGCAGCCTAATGGTCACATTTGGTTTGATGGCTG GTGTCGGCTTCGGTCTCATCTATCTACCGGCCATCGTGAGCGTGAACCAATACTTCTCCAAGAAGCGCGCGCTGGCTACAGGAATTGCCGTCTGCGGCTCCGGCATGGGTGCGTTCGTGTTCGCCCCTTTCTGCCAGTACCTGCTCACCGTCTACAACTGGAAAGGGGCACTCATGATCCTGGCCGGACTGTCGCTCAACTGCGCCGTGTTTGGCGCACTCATGCGGCCGCTCCTTGCGTCGGACAACCCGCACACCAAGCCGCTTCTTCAGCGGATCTGGGAGGAAAAAGAGCGACAGCGGCAGGACTCGCTCTGCAACAGCCAGTTTTTCTTGGTGCAGCACGCGGACGGGACCATCGAGAAGAGGCAAAAGCTGCTTCTGAACACCGAGCCGGGTGTCCACTCGACCCTGTATCTCGACCAGTGGGGCAAGTCTCCCATGGACACGCCTGTCATCACGCTGTCCCCCATTCAGGAGGCCAGGCCGTCCCGTATGGGCTCAAAGGAAGACCAAAACGACGATTCTGGGGAGTCGGGAAAGGAGAACGGCGGTACTAAGAAGGCTTCACCGCTCAAGGAAGCAATCCTGGCACCCACAGAGCCTGAAAAGGATGCATTGCAGCAGTCCGTCGTTGACGACGAGAAGACAGCCACCGAGACAACCCAGATGATTCCTTCCGAACCAGACAACCAGGCTTCCGTTAACCAAACAGCACCGAACGGCCACGTCCCGAATGGTGGTCCTACGGTGACGGTGCCAGCGGCCGTGTCGGCCATTCAGGAGATCGCCAAACGCAAGGGTATCATGTCGTCCAGAAGCGCCACCAAACTGTGTCTGTCCAACATCACGATGGGAACCGAGATGCGTAGGAACAGCTCGTCTCCACGCATGTCTTCGAGTGGCTACGTGTACACGGGTGCAGCAAACCGGCCGCATGGCCGGCTGGCTACGTCTGGCGAGGTCTGGAAGCGCGTATCGCAGGAGACCGTGGCCGGCGGGCCGCGCCAGATCCAGAAAGCCAAGAAGAAAGACATTGCTCGGCCCATGTACCGCAAGGACATCTTTTACAGCGGAAGTGTAGTCAACCTCCCCGAGTACCGTCAGTCGCAGGGCGACGTTCGTTCCTACGTCGCCAGCGTCTTGACCCTACCAGCGACAGACACCATCCCTGCAGCCAGTGGCGTGGATCTTCCAGATGGCAAGCCCGGGGCAGGTTCCTTCTGCCCGCCCTGCCTGCGTCTGCCGGCCTCCATGAGCGACACCCTCGCTGACATGTTAGACATGGAATTGCTCAAGAACCCAGCTTTCGTTCTGGTCTGTGTCTCCAACATCGTGGGCATGATGGGCTTCTGCATACCTTTCATGTACATTGCCGACTCCGCCGTGCTCAAGGGCATCGACAAGGACAAGGCAGCCTTCCTTCTTTCGCTCATCGGTATCACGAACATGATCGGACGTCTCATATTCGGCTGGCTCTCTGACCTGCCCCAGATCAACTGCCTACTACTCAACAACCTTTCACTCTGCCTGAGCGGCATCGCTGTGTTCATTTTGCCCTTCTGCTACTCTTACTCTACCACCGTGGCCACGTGCATGATCTTCGGGCTAATTGTCG ctgcATATATTTTGCTCACATCAATCATCCTTGTGGAGCTCTTTGGTCTGGACAATCTGACAAACTCGTTCGGCTTACTCAGCCTGTGCAGAGGAGCTGCTTGTATGGTCGGACCTCCTCTAGCAG GTACACTGTTCGACATGACGGGCTCGTACGACGTTCCGTTCTTCGTCTCAGGCACCATGCTGATTGTGTCTGGCGCCATGTCTTTCTTCATACCATGCGTGCGCAACACGGCCATCAAGCCAGAACCGCTGCCGGATATCGCTTCTCCTCTTGAAGAGATCCCCGAGGAAAGCGACGTGCCCGAAGATGAGGAAGATAACGTCGAGAGCATCGTCTAA
- the LOC126531211 gene encoding uncharacterized protein isoform X6, protein MSKELDSKTLCQLQSSPSLASSVTGLGSAATIATVAAAAAQHGPPSGLPSPTDNGPALPPGVPPSAAAIAMMTASAAGGDEEVDDGALDPEEFYAAIPEPPDGGWGWMIVAASFLCNMVVDGIAYTFGIFFPEFVDHFKAPKGTVAWVGSLLSGCYLSAGPLVSALTNRYGCRAVCIGGSVVACIAFLLSTIVQDVGSLMVTFGLMAGVGFGLIYLPAIVSVNQYFSKKRALATGIAVCGSGMGAFVFAPFCQYLLTVYNWKGALMILAGLSLNCAVFGALMRPLLASDNPHTKPLLQRIWEEKERQRQDSLCNSQFFLVQHADGTIEKRQKLLLNTEPGVHSTLYLDQWGKSPMDTPVITLSPIQEARPSRMGSKEDQNDDSGESGKENGGTKKASPLKEAILAPTEPEKDALQQSVVDDEKTATETTQMIPSEPDNQASVNQTAPNGHVPNGGPTVTVPAAVSAIQEIAKRKGIMSSRSATKLCLSNITMGTEMRRNSSSPRMSSSGYVYTGAANRPHGRLATSGEVWKRVSQETVAGGPRQIQKAKKKDIARPMYRKDIFYSGSVVNLPEYRQSQGDVRSYVASVLTLPATDTIPAASGVDLPDGKPGAGSFCPPCLRLPASMSDTLADMLDMELLKNPAFVLVCVSNIVGMMGFCIPFMYIADSAVLKGIDKDKAAFLLSLIGITNMIGRLIFGWLSDLPQINCLLLNNLSLCLSGIAVFILPFCYSYSTTVATCMIFGLIVAAYILLTSIILVELFGLDNLTNSFGLLSLCRGAACMVGPPLAGTLFDMTGSYDVPFFVSGTMLIVSGAMSFFIPCVRNTAIKPEPLPDIASPLEEIPEESDVPEDEEDNVESIV, encoded by the exons ATGTCCAAGGAGCTGGACTCGAAGACCCTATGCCAGCTCCAGTCGAGCCCCTCCCTGGCCAGCAGCGTCACTGGCCTCGGATCGGCGGCCACCATCGCCacggtggcagcggcggcggcacagCATGGCCCGCCCAGCGGCCTGCCTTCGCCCACGGACAACGGGCCCGCCCTACCGCCAGGAGTACCGCCATCAG cagcggcaattGCCATGATGACGGCTTCGGCGGCGGGCGGAGACGAAGAAGTAGATGACGGAGCCCTGGACCCGGAGGAATTCTACGCGGCCATCCCGGAGCCTCCGGACGGTGGCTGGGGCTGGATGATCGTTGCCGCCTCGTTCCTGTGCAACATGGTGGTCGACGGCATCGCTTACACCTTTGGAATCTTTTTCCCCGAATTCGTGGACCACTTCAAGGCACCCAAAGGAACCGTCGCCTGGGTTGGATCATTGCTCTCGGGGTGTTACCTGAGCGCCG GCCCATTGGTGAGTGCCTTGACAAATCGGTACGGCTGTCGGGCGGTGTGCATCGGCGGGAGCGTGGTGGCCTGCATCGCGTTCTTGCTCAGCACAATCGTACAAGACGTGGGCAGCCTAATGGTCACATTTGGTTTGATGGCTG GTGTCGGCTTCGGTCTCATCTATCTACCGGCCATCGTGAGCGTGAACCAATACTTCTCCAAGAAGCGCGCGCTGGCTACAGGAATTGCCGTCTGCGGCTCCGGCATGGGTGCGTTCGTGTTCGCCCCTTTCTGCCAGTACCTGCTCACCGTCTACAACTGGAAAGGGGCACTCATGATCCTGGCCGGACTGTCGCTCAACTGCGCCGTGTTTGGCGCACTCATGCGGCCGCTCCTTGCGTCGGACAACCCGCACACCAAGCCGCTTCTTCAGCGGATCTGGGAGGAAAAAGAGCGACAGCGGCAGGACTCGCTCTGCAACAGCCAGTTTTTCTTGGTGCAGCACGCGGACGGGACCATCGAGAAGAGGCAAAAGCTGCTTCTGAACACCGAGCCGGGTGTCCACTCGACCCTGTATCTCGACCAGTGGGGCAAGTCTCCCATGGACACGCCTGTCATCACGCTGTCCCCCATTCAGGAGGCCAGGCCGTCCCGTATGGGCTCAAAGGAAGACCAAAACGACGATTCTGGGGAGTCGGGAAAGGAGAACGGCGGTACTAAGAAGGCTTCACCGCTCAAGGAAGCAATCCTGGCACCCACAGAGCCTGAAAAGGATGCATTGCAGCAGTCCGTCGTTGACGACGAGAAGACAGCCACCGAGACAACCCAGATGATTCCTTCCGAACCAGACAACCAGGCTTCCGTTAACCAAACAGCACCGAACGGCCACGTCCCGAATGGTGGTCCTACGGTGACGGTGCCAGCGGCCGTGTCGGCCATTCAGGAGATCGCCAAACGCAAGGGTATCATGTCGTCCAGAAGCGCCACCAAACTGTGTCTGTCCAACATCACGATGGGAACCGAGATGCGTAGGAACAGCTCGTCTCCACGCATGTCTTCGAGTGGCTACGTGTACACGGGTGCAGCAAACCGGCCGCATGGCCGGCTGGCTACGTCTGGCGAGGTCTGGAAGCGCGTATCGCAGGAGACCGTGGCCGGCGGGCCGCGCCAGATCCAGAAAGCCAAGAAGAAAGACATTGCTCGGCCCATGTACCGCAAGGACATCTTTTACAGCGGAAGTGTAGTCAACCTCCCCGAGTACCGTCAGTCGCAGGGCGACGTTCGTTCCTACGTCGCCAGCGTCTTGACCCTACCAGCGACAGACACCATCCCTGCAGCCAGTGGCGTGGATCTTCCAGATGGCAAGCCCGGGGCAGGTTCCTTCTGCCCGCCCTGCCTGCGTCTGCCGGCCTCCATGAGCGACACCCTCGCTGACATGTTAGACATGGAATTGCTCAAGAACCCAGCTTTCGTTCTGGTCTGTGTCTCCAACATCGTGGGCATGATGGGCTTCTGCATACCTTTCATGTACATTGCCGACTCCGCCGTGCTCAAGGGCATCGACAAGGACAAGGCAGCCTTCCTTCTTTCGCTCATCGGTATCACGAACATGATCGGACGTCTCATATTCGGCTGGCTCTCTGACCTGCCCCAGATCAACTGCCTACTACTCAACAACCTTTCACTCTGCCTGAGCGGCATCGCTGTGTTCATTTTGCCCTTCTGCTACTCTTACTCTACCACCGTGGCCACGTGCATGATCTTCGGGCTAATTGTCG ctgcATATATTTTGCTCACATCAATCATCCTTGTGGAGCTCTTTGGTCTGGACAATCTGACAAACTCGTTCGGCTTACTCAGCCTGTGCAGAGGAGCTGCTTGTATGGTCGGACCTCCTCTAGCAG GTACACTGTTCGACATGACGGGCTCGTACGACGTTCCGTTCTTCGTCTCAGGCACCATGCTGATTGTGTCTGGCGCCATGTCTTTCTTCATACCATGCGTGCGCAACACGGCCATCAAGCCAGAACCGCTGCCGGATATCGCTTCTCCTCTTGAAGAGATCCCCGAGGAAAGCGACGTGCCCGAAGATGAGGAAGATAACGTCGAGAGCATCGTCTAA